The following are from one region of the Apostichopus japonicus isolate 1M-3 chromosome 17, ASM3797524v1, whole genome shotgun sequence genome:
- the LOC139984673 gene encoding sodium-coupled monocarboxylate transporter 1-like — protein MAYLSAVDYVLLALFLGLSASIGVYHAFRGGRQRTANEYLLADRKMNPIPVTMSVVVSVLSSVTFLGTPADTYIYGPQYWVVLPAKIIPMVIIPLSFVPIFYKLGVTSIYEYIGMRFGRVVRLFGMLINCLYLLLYLGVVIYGPALALNAVTGLSIAGSTIAVGLVCTFYTTIGGIKAVLWADVFQSIIFLAGFILTIVACCIHVGGLTEVFRINVKDGRGTFFDFRLDPKIRHSFWSVFIGFGFLMTSYAGTNQIIVQRYLTCRSLRQSQWVAAVGNFCIGIVEIIAILTGLSMYAYFAGCDPFTLGEVQKPDQLMAYIIIDIFNEWPGVSGFLISAVFSATLSTISSGMNAFATLFGQDIIKVAYPNMSDFKFTLILKLISVIFGLLTIAMAFLASSLGGILPLVLSLIGILNGPILGVFSLGIYFPRANSKGALVGMLAALAIGIWLKVGSYVYPAVVDKPPLFTDQCPNANITLTDQVVYTVTEDKDEIDPNLGNIYALSYAYYTPLTCFITVIVGLFVSLITHPTDPSSLNPDLVSPIGELFACCLPKRLRGHMPCSVRENVEVEPPHEQEEVVKMAKLDE, from the exons ATGGCTTATTTGTCTGCAGTTGACTATGTTTTGCTTGCTCTGTTCTTGGGTTTATCAGCCTCCATCGGTGTGTACCATGCATTCCGTGGAGGTCGGCAGCGGACAGCTAATGAGTATCTTCTTGCTGATCGGAAAATGAATCCCATACCTGTTACTATGTCAGTAGTGGTTAGTGTGCTCTCATCTGTCACATTCCTGGGAACACCAGcagatacatacatatatggaCCGCAATACTGGGTTGTGCTCCCAGCAAAAATCATACCAATGGTAATCATTCCACTATCATTTGTGCCAATCTTTTATAAACTGGGAGTAACAAGCATCTACGAATACATTGGTATGCGCTTTGGCCGAGTAGTTCGATTATTTGGAATGCTGATAAACTGTTTGTACCTATTGCTGTATCTGGGTGTGGTGATATACGGACCAGCTCTCGCTCTAAATGCTGTAACTGGTTTGAGTATCGCTGGGTCGACCATCGCTGTGGGTCTTGTCTGCACTTTCTATACCACAATTGGAGGAATCAAAGCTGTCCTTTGGGCAGATGTTTTTCAG AGTATTATCTTCCTGGCTGGTTTCATCCTCACCATCGTTGCTTGCTGTATTCACGTCGGTGGACTTACTGAAGTCTTCAGGATCAATGTTAAAGATGGCAGAGGGACCTTCTTTGATTTCCGTCTTGATCCAAAAATCCGTCATAGCTTCTGGTCGGTCTTCATTGGATTTGGTTTTCTCATGACGTCATACGCTGGGACCAATCAAATCATCGTACAGAGGTATTTGACCTGCAGGTCACTGAGGCAATCTCAGTGGGTGGCAGCAGTGGGAAATTTCTGTATAGGTATTGTCGAAATCATTGCTATTCTTACAGGTTTGTCAATGTACGCTTACTTTGCAGGGTGTGACCCCTTCACCCTCGGAGAAGTACAAAAACCAGATCAACTCATGGCCTACATTATTATAGATATTTTCAATGAATGGCCAGGAGTGTCTGGGTTCTTGATATCAGCAGTGTTCAGTGCTACTCTCAGTACCATCTCGTCGGGTATGAACGCATTCGCAACGCTGTTTGGTCAAGACATCATCAAAGTTGCCTACCCCAATATGTCAGATTTCAAATTCACCCTTATTTTGAAGCTGATATCTGTTATATTTGGACTCCTGACAATCGCAATGGCATTTTTGGCATCATCATTGGGTGGAATCCTTCCCCTCGTTCTCAGCCTTATCGGTATTTTGAATGGTCCCATACTTGGAGTTTTCTCACTTGGGATCTATTTCCCTAGGGCTAATTCGAAAGGCGCACTGGTGGGCATGTTAGCAGCACTGGCCATTGGAATATGGTTGAAAGTAGGCTCCTATGTGTATCCTGCGGTCGTAGACAAACCACCGTTGTTCACCGATCAGTGTCCAAATGCAAACATCACCCTCACTGATCAAGTTGTTTACACAGTGACAGAAGACAAAGATGAAATTGACCCTAACCTTGGTAACATTTATGCCTTATCCTATGCCTACTACACCCCTTTGACATGTTTTATAACCGTGATTGTTGGGCTATTTGTCAGCTTAATTACCCACCCAACTGATCCCAGTAGTCTCAATCCTGATCTTGTCAGTCCAATAGGGGAACTCTTTGCCTGTTGCTTACCAAAGCGGCTAAGAGGGCACATGCCCTGCAGTGTCAGGGAGAATGTAGAAGTTGAGCCACCGCATGAACAAGAAGAGGTTGTGAAAATGGCCAAATTAGATGAATAA
- the LOC139984640 gene encoding chromatin accessibility complex protein 1-like: MIKAEKEQKPFSGGLPTARIRTIMKSSPEIDVISQESLHLITKATELFVHALSQEGHRKTGKDVTYKCLAQVVEEHDSFQFLSDILPQKVKVRDFYQSLQEEGSTDTITLS, from the exons ATGATTAAAGCCGAAAAAGAACAGAAGCCTTTCTCTGGTGGGCTTCCAACAGCACGCATCCGTACAATAATGAAGAGCTCACCTGAAATCGATGTCATAAGCCAGGAATCACTGCATCTAATCACAAAAGCAACA GAATTGTTTGTTCATGCCTTGTCACAAGAGGGACACAGGAAGACTGGCAAAGATGTCACATACAAGTGCCTAGCTCAAGTGGTGGAGGAGCATGATTCCTTTCAGTTTCTTTCAG ATATTCTTCCTCAAAAAGTGAAAGTCCGAGATTTCTACCAGTCCCTCCAGGAAgaaggcagtacagatacaatcacactttcatga
- the LOC139954672 gene encoding sodium-coupled monocarboxylate transporter 1-like yields the protein MAYLSALDYIVLALFLGLSASIGVYHAFRGGRQRTAKEYLLADRKMNPIPVTMSVVVSVLSSVTFLGTTADTYIYGPQYWVVLPAKIIPMVIISQSFVPIFYKLGVTSIYEYIGMRFGRVVRLFGMLINCLYLLLYLGVVIYGPALALNAVTGLSIAGSTIAVGLVCTFYTTIGGIKAVLWADVFQSIILLAGLILTIVACCIHVGGLTEVFRINVRDGRGTFFDFRLDPKIRHSFWSIFIGFGFLIMSYNGTNQIIVQRYLTCRSLRQSQWVAAVGNFCIGIVEVIAVLTGMSMYAYFAGCDPLTLGEVQKPDQLIAYIIIDIFNEWPGVSGFLISAVFSATLSTISSGMNAFATLFGQDIIKVAYPNMSDFKFTLILKLISVIFGLMTIAMAFLASSLGGILPLVLSLIGILNGPILGVFSLGIYFPRANSKGALVGMLAALAIGIWLKVGSSVYPAVVDKPPLFTDQCPNANMTLTDQVVYIETEDKDEIDPNLGNIYALSYAYYTPLTCFITVIVGLLVSLTTHPTDPSSLNPDLVSPIGELFACCLPKRLRGHMPCSVRENVEVEPPHEQGEVVKMAKLDE from the exons ATGGCTTATTTGTCTGCACTTGATTATATTGTGCTTGCTCTGTTCTTGGGTTTATCAGCCTCCATCGGTGTGTACCATGCATTCCGGGGAGGTCGGCAGCGGACAGCTAAAGAGTATCTTCTTGCTGATCGGAAAATGAATCCCATACCTGTTACTATGTCAGTAGTGGTTAGTGTGCTCTCATCCGTCACATTCCTGGGAACAACAGcagatacatacatatatggaCCGCAATACTGGGTTGTGCTCCCAGCGAAAATCATACCAATGGTAATCATTTCACAATCATTTGTGCCAATCTTTTATAAATTAGGAGTAACAAGCATCTACGAATACATTGGTATGCGATTTGGCCGAGTAGTTCGATTATTTGGAATGCTGATCAACTGTTTGTACCTATTGCTGTATCTGGGTGTGGTGATATACGGGCCAGCTCTCGCTCTAAATGCTGTAACTGGTTTGAGTATCGCTGGGTCGACCATCGCCGTGGGTCTTGTCTGCACTTTCTATACCACAATTGGAGGAATCAAAGCTGTCCTTTGGGCAGACGTTTTTCAG AGTATTATTTTACTGGCTGGTTTAATTCTCACCATCGTTGCTTGCTGTATTCACGTCGGTGGACTTACTGAAGTCTTCAGGATCAATGTTAGAGATGGCAGAGGGACCTTCTTTGATTTCCGTCTTGATCCAAAAATCCGTCATAGCTTCTGGTCGATCTTCATTGGATTTGGTTTTCTCATAATGTCATACAACGGGACCAATCAAATCATCGTACAGAGGTATTTGACCTGCAGGTCACTGAGGCAATCTCAGTGGGTGGCAGCAGTGGGAAATTTCTGTATAGGTATTGTCGAAGTCATCGCTGTTCTTACGGGTATGTCAATGTACGCTTACTTTGCAGGGTGTGACCCCCTCACCCTCGGAGAAGTACAAAAACCAGATCAACTCATTGCCTACATTATAATAGATATTTTCAATGAATGGCCAGGAGTGTCTGGGTTCTTGATATCAGCTGTGTTTAGTGCTACTCTAAGTACCATCTCGTCGGGTATGAACGCATTCGCAACGCTGTTTGGTCAAGACATCATCAAAGTTGCATACCCCAATATGTCAGATTTCAAATTCACCCTTATTTTGAAGCTGATATCTGTTATATTTGGACTCATGACAATCGCAATGGCATTTTTGGCATCATCGTTGGGTGGAATCCTTCCCCTCGTTCTCAGCCTTATCGGTATTTTGAATGGTCCTATACTCGGTGTGTTCTCACTTGGGATCTATTTCCCTAGGGCTAATTCGAAAGGCGCACTGGTGGGCATGTTAGCAGCACTGGCCATTGGAATATGGTTGAAAGTAGGCTCCTCGGTATATCCTGCGGTCGTAGATAAACCACCTTTGTTCACCGATCAGTGTCCAAATGCAAACATGACCCTCACTGATCAAGTTGTTTACATAGAGACAGAAGACAAAGATGAAATTGACCCTAACCTTGGTAATATTTATGCCTTATCCTATGCCTACTACACCCCTTTGACATGTTTTATAACCGTGATAGTTGGGCTATTGGTCAGCTTAACTACCCACCCAACTGATCCCAGTAGTCTCAATCCTGATCTTGTCAGTCCAATAGGGGAACTATTTGCCTGTTGCTTACCGAAGCGGCTAAGAGGGCACATGCCCTGCAGTGTCCGGGAGAATGTAGAGGTTGAGCCACCGCATGAACAAGGAGAGGTTGTGAAAATGGCCAAATTAGATGAATAA